A window of the Lactuca sativa cultivar Salinas chromosome 5, Lsat_Salinas_v11, whole genome shotgun sequence genome harbors these coding sequences:
- the LOC111914987 gene encoding uncharacterized protein LOC111914987, producing MFPFHDIKTPQRPNRRNNTTLTPPEIKSAAFQAVVSDAVTAALAQIHNGNNGASNGQGARSTNQGTNQGSTRTCTYKDFTNTKPRTFNRTGGIITLKRWTEKVESMFEICGCPEECKVKLAACTFINQALSWWNGHVEAMTLPLANAMLWEELKEILLVEYCPRVEIKKMQQELWNLTVQNSDIDAYVSRFSELSLLCPGMITSEGKKIESAKRLAKKLYDHGNKKGAKAGEAEVKKEGDKKKSLSNQQKGRQNTESSK from the exons ATGTTTCCATTCCACGACATAAAGACGCCTCAAAGACCAAACCGCAGAAACAACACGACACTGACGCCACCTGAGATAAAATCAGCTGCATTCCAAGCGGTTGTGTCAGATGCGGTCACTGCAGCACTAGCGCAGATTCACAACGGAAACAACGGTGCAAGTAACGGGCAAGGAGCCAGAAGCACAAATCAGGGAACAAACCAAGGATCCACAAGAACCtgtacctacaaagacttcacaaacACAAAGCCTCGAACCTTCAACAGGACGGGAGGCATAATAACCCTGAAAAGATGGACAGAAAAGGTGGAATCAATGTTTGAGATCTGCGGATGTCCTGAGGAGTGCAAGGTCAAGTTGGCGGCATGCACATTCATCAATCAAGCTCtctcttggtggaatggtcacgtagAGGCCATGACACTCCCATTGGCGAACGCTATGCTATgggaggagcttaaggaaattttGTTGGTCGAGTACTGTCCAAGGGTAGAAATTAAGAAAATGCaacaagagttgtggaacctcaCAGTTCAAAACTCTGACATCGATGCTTACGTATCAAGGTTTAGTGAGCTGTCTCTCTTGTGTCCAGGAATGATCACATCTGAAGGGAAGAAGATTGAAAG TGCAAAGAGACTAGCCAAGAAACTATACGACCATGGCAACAAAAAGGGTGCCAAAGCAGGGGAGGCGGAAGTTAAAAAGGAAGGTGATAAAAAGAAGAGTTTGAGCAACCAGCAAAAGGGGAGACAAAACACAGAATCATCAAAGTAG